One genomic segment of Myxococcales bacterium includes these proteins:
- a CDS encoding multicopper oxidase family protein: MRVLLGAFVVIAACSSSGENGAQAPSTTPQPAHDAGASPKPPTPIPTIGGVPTLSDENPDPHVVEVHLTATRAQAPIDGKLIDVLAFNGTVPGPLLQARAGDRLIVHFKNELGEPTTVHWHGLRVPVAMDGSPRVMTPVANGETFTYDMIAPDAGSFWYHPHVHTNDQLERGLYGPIAIHGNDEPVYDRERELMLDDVLLDTSGNIAAESLGGLTALSGRYGKLMLTNGRNAATARETATKGEVERWRIVNTANARRMNLLVEGARARLIGTDGGLLPSPLPLPSPLVLPVGGRYDLEIAYDQPGAARLVSFLPGAAAPDDRTTMLEVGVTDSANSPREVAFPPVTPAVPERAPTQSFTMSFDYLQTGAGAEWRINGEAHLMTPMLSVPQGTTLKLKLENNTVGVEHPFHLHGQFFRVLDAAWPGLRDTVQVPASGPIEIVAYLDNPGRWMAHCHILEHAEVGMMAEIDVLAPGAGMSDAH; this comes from the coding sequence ATGCGCGTTCTCTTGGGTGCCTTCGTCGTCATCGCCGCGTGCTCCTCGTCGGGGGAAAACGGCGCGCAAGCGCCGAGCACGACGCCGCAACCCGCCCACGACGCCGGCGCCTCGCCGAAGCCTCCGACGCCGATCCCCACCATCGGCGGTGTGCCGACGCTCTCTGACGAGAACCCGGATCCGCACGTCGTCGAGGTGCACCTCACGGCCACGCGCGCGCAGGCGCCCATCGACGGCAAGCTCATCGACGTGCTCGCTTTCAACGGCACTGTGCCGGGCCCGCTCCTCCAGGCGCGCGCCGGCGATCGACTCATCGTCCACTTTAAGAACGAGCTCGGCGAGCCGACGACGGTGCACTGGCACGGCTTGCGTGTACCGGTAGCCATGGACGGCTCGCCGCGCGTGATGACGCCGGTCGCCAACGGCGAGACGTTCACGTACGACATGATCGCGCCCGACGCGGGCTCCTTCTGGTACCACCCGCACGTTCACACCAACGATCAGTTGGAGCGCGGCCTCTACGGCCCCATCGCCATTCACGGCAACGACGAGCCCGTCTACGACCGCGAGCGTGAATTGATGCTCGACGACGTGCTCTTGGACACTAGCGGCAACATCGCCGCCGAAAGCCTCGGCGGGCTCACGGCGCTCTCAGGTCGCTACGGCAAGCTCATGCTGACCAACGGGCGCAACGCGGCGACCGCGCGCGAGACGGCCACCAAGGGCGAGGTGGAGCGTTGGCGCATCGTCAACACCGCGAACGCGCGTCGCATGAACCTACTCGTGGAGGGCGCTCGCGCACGCCTCATCGGCACCGACGGCGGACTGTTGCCAAGTCCGCTGCCTTTGCCGTCGCCGCTCGTGTTGCCCGTTGGCGGCCGCTACGACTTGGAGATCGCCTACGACCAGCCGGGTGCGGCGCGCCTCGTGAGCTTCCTTCCCGGCGCGGCAGCCCCAGACGATCGGACGACCATGCTCGAGGTGGGGGTCACGGACTCGGCCAACAGCCCGCGCGAGGTCGCCTTTCCGCCGGTGACGCCGGCGGTGCCCGAGCGGGCACCGACGCAGAGCTTCACCATGAGCTTTGACTACTTGCAGACGGGCGCCGGCGCAGAGTGGCGGATCAACGGCGAGGCGCACTTGATGACGCCGATGCTGTCGGTGCCGCAAGGAACGACGCTCAAGCTGAAGCTCGAGAACAACACCGTGGGCGTCGAGCACCCGTTTCATCTCCACGGCCAGTTCTTCCGCGTGCTCGACGCGGCGTGGCCCGGCCTCCGTGACACAGTCCAAGTGCCGGCGTCGGGGCCCATAGAGATCGTCGCGTACCTCGATAACCCCGGTCGCTGGATGGCCCATTGCCACATCCTCGAGCACGCCGAGGTCGGCATGATGGCGGAGATTGACGTGCTCGCGCCGGGCGCGGGGATGTCCGACGCGCACTGA